In Chryseobacterium oranimense, a single window of DNA contains:
- a CDS encoding response regulator transcription factor: MKILIIEDEKELAKSISEYLSGESYLCEFAETFGEAMDKIETFNYDCILLDIMLPGGNGLTILEELKKQNKQDGVIIISAKNALDDKIKGLQLGADDYLTKPFHLSELMARIYSVIRRKQFNNSNIIKQNELQIDLLAKSVSIHNKTIILTKKEFDLLIYFIGNKNKVISKSTLAEHLSGDFADMLDNHDFVYAHVKNLKKKLYDAGCEHYLKTVYGTGYKWESN; the protein is encoded by the coding sequence ATGAAAATCCTCATCATTGAAGACGAAAAGGAACTGGCAAAAAGTATCTCCGAATATCTTTCAGGAGAAAGCTATCTATGTGAGTTTGCAGAAACATTCGGTGAGGCGATGGACAAGATAGAGACTTTTAACTACGATTGCATCTTGCTTGATATTATGCTTCCAGGCGGAAACGGACTTACGATTCTCGAAGAATTAAAAAAACAGAATAAACAGGATGGCGTCATCATTATTTCTGCAAAAAATGCTTTGGATGATAAAATAAAAGGCTTACAGCTAGGCGCCGACGATTATCTTACCAAACCTTTCCACCTTTCCGAACTGATGGCAAGAATTTATTCTGTTATCCGGAGAAAACAGTTTAACAATTCCAATATTATAAAGCAAAATGAACTGCAGATTGATCTTTTGGCAAAATCTGTAAGCATCCACAATAAAACGATCATCCTCACCAAAAAAGAGTTTGATCTGCTGATCTATTTTATTGGAAACAAAAACAAGGTAATCTCCAAAAGTACCTTGGCAGAACATCTTTCCGGCGATTTTGCAGATATGCTGGATAATCATGATTTTGTATATGCCCATGTAAAAAATCTAAAGAAGAAACTATACGATGCAGGGTGCGAACATTACCTGAAAACGGTATACGGAACCGGATATAAATGGGAAAGCAATTAA
- a CDS encoding bacteriocin-like protein translates to MKNLKKLNRNELKTISGNGIFDNIGGVIGGLGGVVTGAVGGVGTIVGGVVTGVGNTVGGAVNATGQLVGTTLCNVQCVINGVVHIQLLSCGSTC, encoded by the coding sequence ATGAAAAACTTAAAAAAATTGAACAGAAACGAATTGAAAACAATTTCAGGTAACGGAATATTCGATAACATCGGCGGTGTTATCGGAGGTCTGGGCGGAGTAGTTACCGGAGCAGTAGGCGGCGTGGGCACTATCGTTGGAGGTGTCGTAACCGGAGTAGGCAATACCGTTGGTGGCGCAGTAAATGCTACAGGGCAGCTTGTAGGCACTACATTGTGCAATGTACAGTGTGTGATCAACGGAGTAGTGCATATCCAGTTGCTTTCATGCGGATCTACCTGCTAG